The following proteins are co-located in the Paraburkholderia phytofirmans PsJN genome:
- the tssC gene encoding type VI secretion system contractile sheath large subunit — MTTQQVKATASATAAHSQTDFSQLLAQEFRPKTAAARDAVEYAVQTLAEQALQQSIIISDDAYKSIEAIIAQIDHKLSEQINLILHHNDFQKLESAWRGLHHLVSNTETDERLKIRFMDVSKEELRRTMKRYKGLAWDQSPLFKQIYEEEYGQLGGEPYGCLVADYYFDHTPPDVDLLGSIAKISAAAHTPFISGASPSVLQMESWQELANPRDLTKIFAQNLEYAPWNSLRNTEDARYIGLAMPRFLSRLPYGAQTNPVDEFDFEEDTNGPDHRNYAWANAAYAMGVNINRSFKLYGWCSLIRGVESGGTVESLPCHTFPTDDGGIDMKCPTEIAISDRREAELSKNGFIPLVHRKNTDHATFIGAQSVQKPAEYHDPDATANANLSARLPYLFACSRFAHYLKCIVRDKIGTFREREDMQRWLNEWIMNYVDADPANSSQETKARRPLAAAEVVVEDVEGNPGYYQAKFFLRPHFQLEGLTVSLRLVARLPSVKEAA; from the coding sequence ATGACAACACAGCAGGTAAAGGCAACGGCAAGCGCAACTGCCGCGCATTCACAGACCGACTTTTCGCAGTTGCTCGCGCAGGAATTTCGCCCCAAGACCGCCGCGGCTCGGGACGCCGTCGAATATGCGGTTCAAACGCTGGCCGAGCAGGCGCTGCAGCAGTCGATCATCATCAGCGACGACGCGTACAAGAGCATTGAAGCGATCATCGCGCAAATCGATCACAAGCTGTCGGAGCAGATCAACCTGATCCTCCACCACAACGATTTCCAGAAACTGGAATCGGCGTGGCGCGGTCTGCATCATCTGGTGTCGAACACCGAAACGGACGAGCGGCTGAAGATCCGCTTCATGGACGTTTCGAAGGAGGAACTGCGTCGCACGATGAAGCGCTACAAGGGCCTCGCATGGGATCAGAGTCCGCTCTTCAAGCAGATTTACGAAGAGGAATATGGCCAGCTCGGCGGCGAACCGTACGGCTGCCTTGTTGCTGACTATTACTTCGACCACACACCGCCCGACGTCGACCTGCTCGGCTCGATTGCCAAAATCTCCGCAGCCGCGCATACGCCGTTCATCTCGGGGGCCTCGCCCTCGGTGCTGCAGATGGAGTCGTGGCAGGAACTCGCCAACCCGCGCGATCTGACGAAAATCTTCGCGCAAAATCTCGAGTACGCGCCGTGGAATTCCCTGCGCAATACGGAAGATGCGCGCTATATCGGGCTCGCAATGCCGCGCTTCCTGTCGCGTCTGCCGTATGGCGCTCAGACGAACCCGGTCGATGAATTCGATTTCGAGGAAGACACCAACGGTCCAGATCACCGCAACTATGCGTGGGCCAATGCCGCGTACGCCATGGGCGTGAACATCAACCGGTCGTTCAAGCTGTATGGCTGGTGCTCGCTGATTCGCGGCGTCGAGTCGGGCGGCACGGTCGAGAGCTTGCCGTGCCACACGTTCCCGACCGATGACGGCGGCATCGACATGAAGTGCCCGACGGAAATCGCAATCTCGGACCGTCGCGAAGCCGAACTGTCGAAGAACGGTTTTATTCCGCTCGTGCACCGTAAAAACACCGACCACGCGACCTTCATCGGTGCCCAATCGGTGCAGAAGCCCGCCGAATACCACGATCCGGATGCGACTGCCAACGCCAACCTGTCGGCGCGTCTACCGTATCTGTTCGCCTGCTCGCGATTCGCGCACTACCTGAAGTGCATTGTGCGCGACAAGATCGGGACGTTCCGCGAGCGCGAGGATATGCAGCGCTGGCTCAACGAATGGATCATGAACTACGTCGACGCGGACCCGGCGAATTCATCGCAGGAAACCAAAGCACGCCGCCCGCTGGCGGCAGCCGAAGTGGTCGTCGAGGATGTCGAAGGCAACCCCGGCTACTACCAGGCGAAGTTCTTCCTGCGCCCGCACTTCCAGCTCGAAGGCCTCACGGTGTCGCTGCGTCTTGTTGCGCGGCTGCCTTCCGTGAAGGAAGCGGCCTGA
- the tssB gene encoding type VI secretion system contractile sheath small subunit has translation MSVSNSSQKFIARNRAPRVQIEYDVEIYGSEKKVELPFVMGVLADLSGKPVEPLPAVADRRFLDIDIDNFDERMKALKPRVAFAVPNTLTGEGQLMVDMTFESMEDFSPAAVASKVQPLHRLLDARTQLANLQTYMDGKSGAEALVNKLLADPALLKALTAVPKPKVIDETEHNHTDKASN, from the coding sequence ATGTCCGTTTCAAACAGTTCGCAGAAGTTCATCGCGCGCAACCGTGCGCCGCGCGTCCAGATCGAGTACGACGTCGAGATCTACGGTTCCGAGAAAAAGGTAGAACTGCCATTCGTGATGGGCGTGCTTGCCGATCTATCCGGCAAGCCGGTCGAACCGCTGCCGGCTGTCGCCGACCGCCGCTTCCTCGACATCGATATCGACAACTTCGACGAGCGCATGAAAGCGCTCAAGCCACGCGTCGCATTCGCGGTGCCCAATACGCTCACGGGCGAGGGCCAATTAATGGTCGACATGACATTCGAAAGCATGGAGGACTTCTCGCCGGCCGCCGTCGCCAGCAAGGTCCAGCCCTTGCATCGCCTGCTCGACGCGCGTACGCAACTGGCCAATCTGCAAACCTATATGGACGGCAAGTCCGGCGCCGAAGCGCTCGTCAACAAGCTGCTGGCTGATCCAGCCTTGCTGAAGGCGCTCACCGCCGTGCCGAAGCCGAAGGTTATCGACGAGACAGAACACAACCATACCGACAAGGCGTCGAACTGA
- the tssH gene encoding type VI secretion system ATPase TssH, giving the protein MTISRQALFGKLGATLFRSIESATAFCKLRGNPYVELVHWLHQLLQLPDSDMHRIARHAGIERTTLERDLARALAALPAGASSISDISHHIELAVERAWVLATLDFGDRRIRGAWLLAALLGTPELRRVLLSASPAFARIPVDTPRDELIAWIDGSPESSDSPYDNTDFSAAAPGEASQALPAGSKNSPIEQYCSDLSARARAGEIDIVTGREQEIRTIIDILLRRRQNNPLLTGEAGVGKTAVVEGLALAIANGDVPPALADVRLMTLDVGALLAGASMKGEFESRLKGVLEAALRSKTPIILFVDEIHTLVGAGGQAGTGDAANLLKPALARGAVRMIGATTWSEYKRHIEKDPALTRRFQVLQVPEPQEAAAIDMVRGLADTFSKHHGVIVRDEAIRAAVTLSHRYIPSRQLPDKAISLLDTACARVALSQHAPPRELQSVRQRLQAARVECGLLEQEARIGLHAEEALSAARARIGTLSTEESAIDAHWRAQLAAAQALASARDAILTQPAPDQADVVPSLATLGQLEHSLLDLQGETPLVFPEVDETVIAEIVSDWTGIPVGRMVTNEVAAVRALPETLAARVIGQSDPLRQIGERVQTARAGLTDPRKPLGVFLLAGPSGVGKTETALALAEALYGGEQNLITINMSEYQEAHTVSGLKGAPPGYVGYGEGGVLTEAVRRRPYAVVLLDEIEKAHHDVHEMFFQVFDKGYMEDGDGRYIDFRNTTILLTSNAGSELTASLCADATLAPDQDALREALNPELLKVFPAAFLGRVTVVPYRPLVHASLASIVRLHMNRVVQRMADSHGIALHYNEQVIDYIVSRCLVQETGARVLIGFIEQHVLPRLSALWLDAFSSKRVLSSIEIQIGDSNVTPAAAFVFASANKPAFSESISPVSVGETH; this is encoded by the coding sequence ATGACGATTTCCCGCCAGGCACTCTTTGGCAAGCTCGGGGCCACACTCTTCCGCAGCATCGAATCCGCTACCGCGTTTTGCAAGCTGCGCGGCAACCCGTATGTGGAGCTTGTCCATTGGCTGCATCAATTGCTGCAATTACCGGACAGCGACATGCACCGCATTGCCCGGCATGCGGGAATCGAACGTACAACACTGGAACGCGATCTCGCACGGGCGCTCGCCGCCTTGCCCGCAGGCGCCAGTTCGATCAGCGACATCTCGCACCATATTGAACTGGCCGTCGAGCGAGCATGGGTGCTTGCCACGCTCGATTTCGGCGACCGCCGGATACGCGGCGCGTGGTTGCTTGCAGCATTGCTTGGCACGCCGGAACTGCGTCGGGTACTGCTTTCGGCTTCGCCCGCATTCGCTCGCATCCCGGTCGATACGCCACGCGACGAACTGATTGCGTGGATCGACGGCTCGCCCGAATCTTCCGACTCGCCGTACGACAACACGGACTTCTCCGCCGCAGCGCCGGGCGAGGCTTCGCAGGCACTGCCCGCAGGTTCGAAGAACTCGCCAATCGAGCAGTACTGCAGCGACCTGAGCGCGCGAGCCCGCGCAGGTGAAATCGACATCGTGACGGGACGCGAGCAGGAGATTCGCACGATCATCGATATCCTGCTGCGCCGCCGTCAAAACAACCCGCTGCTCACTGGCGAGGCCGGCGTCGGCAAGACCGCTGTCGTAGAAGGGCTCGCACTTGCCATCGCTAACGGCGACGTGCCGCCCGCGCTGGCCGACGTGCGGCTCATGACGCTCGACGTCGGCGCATTGCTGGCTGGTGCGAGTATGAAAGGGGAATTCGAGTCGCGGCTCAAAGGCGTGCTCGAAGCCGCGTTACGGTCCAAGACACCCATCATTCTGTTCGTCGACGAAATCCACACGCTCGTCGGCGCGGGCGGTCAGGCCGGCACCGGCGACGCCGCCAATCTTCTCAAGCCGGCCCTCGCGCGAGGCGCGGTGCGCATGATCGGAGCGACGACCTGGTCGGAGTACAAGCGGCACATCGAAAAAGATCCCGCTCTCACCCGGCGCTTTCAGGTACTGCAGGTCCCCGAACCGCAGGAAGCCGCAGCCATCGACATGGTGCGGGGACTGGCCGACACGTTTTCGAAGCACCACGGCGTGATTGTCCGAGACGAAGCGATCCGCGCCGCCGTTACGTTGTCCCATCGCTATATTCCTTCGCGGCAGTTGCCCGACAAGGCGATCAGTCTGCTCGACACCGCATGCGCACGCGTGGCGCTCTCGCAGCATGCGCCGCCGCGCGAACTGCAAAGCGTGCGTCAACGACTTCAGGCGGCGCGCGTCGAGTGTGGCCTGCTTGAACAGGAGGCGCGTATCGGACTCCATGCGGAGGAGGCGCTGAGTGCCGCCAGGGCGCGCATCGGTACGCTCTCCACGGAGGAAAGCGCAATCGACGCACATTGGCGCGCCCAGCTCGCAGCCGCACAGGCGTTAGCGAGCGCCCGCGACGCCATCCTTACCCAGCCCGCCCCGGATCAAGCCGATGTTGTGCCATCCCTCGCGACACTCGGCCAGCTGGAGCACAGCCTCCTTGACCTTCAGGGTGAGACGCCACTCGTTTTCCCGGAAGTAGACGAAACGGTCATCGCGGAAATCGTCTCGGACTGGACCGGCATTCCCGTCGGTCGCATGGTAACGAATGAAGTTGCGGCTGTGCGCGCCTTGCCCGAAACACTCGCCGCCCGCGTGATCGGGCAAAGTGATCCCTTGCGCCAGATCGGTGAGCGAGTGCAGACGGCGCGCGCGGGTCTTACCGATCCCCGCAAACCACTCGGCGTGTTTCTGCTGGCGGGGCCGTCCGGCGTCGGCAAGACGGAAACGGCGCTCGCACTGGCCGAAGCTCTGTATGGCGGCGAGCAGAACCTGATCACGATCAACATGAGCGAGTATCAGGAGGCGCACACGGTCTCCGGACTCAAGGGCGCACCGCCCGGATACGTCGGTTACGGTGAAGGCGGCGTGCTGACAGAAGCCGTCCGCCGGCGCCCGTATGCAGTTGTTCTGCTCGACGAGATCGAAAAGGCGCATCACGACGTACATGAAATGTTCTTCCAGGTGTTCGACAAGGGCTACATGGAAGACGGCGACGGACGCTACATCGACTTCCGCAATACCACGATCCTTTTGACCAGCAATGCCGGGTCCGAGCTGACAGCGAGCCTATGCGCGGACGCCACACTCGCACCCGATCAGGACGCCCTACGTGAAGCGTTAAACCCTGAGTTGCTCAAAGTATTTCCCGCGGCCTTTCTCGGACGCGTGACCGTCGTGCCGTATCGCCCGCTGGTTCACGCGTCGCTCGCCAGCATCGTGCGTCTGCATATGAACCGTGTCGTGCAGCGCATGGCGGACAGTCATGGTATTGCACTGCATTACAACGAACAGGTAATCGACTACATCGTCAGCCGCTGCCTCGTGCAGGAGACCGGCGCCCGGGTGTTGATCGGGTTTATCGAGCAACACGTTCTGCCGAGACTGTCTGCTCTCTGGCTCGACGCTTTCTCGTCGAAGCGAGTCCTCTCGAGCATCGAAATCCAGATCGGCGACAGCAACGTCACGCCTGCTGCCGCATTCGTCTTTGCATCTGCCAACAAGCCAGCGTTCAGCGAGAGCATTTCCCCGGTTTCAGTCGGCGAGACTCATTAA
- a CDS encoding TagK domain-containing protein gives MGSRGQVRGQSRVERHGLAASDRGDCSPESSEAIFELLGSSTNAAYDTSAYERPGASTHTDRDDLLATLNEQYYQALESPHFLPNSEWVGSSATGIAGSGKEAMGERARANDDSSSIHSLLSDIDVLEEAFDALHEGGVTDLTGHDAVPEILRLFAPAEYHASAARRVGMAPPHVARRDHHTLAIDSPLAALNTHIHHESNE, from the coding sequence ATGGGTTCGCGCGGGCAGGTTCGTGGGCAATCACGTGTGGAGCGCCACGGACTGGCTGCGTCGGATCGCGGCGACTGCTCACCGGAGTCGAGCGAGGCTATCTTCGAGTTGCTGGGTTCGTCGACGAACGCTGCGTATGACACGTCGGCATACGAGCGGCCGGGCGCGTCGACACATACCGACCGGGACGATCTTCTCGCCACGCTCAATGAACAGTATTACCAGGCACTCGAATCGCCGCACTTCCTGCCCAACTCGGAATGGGTCGGATCGTCTGCAACAGGGATAGCCGGATCGGGCAAAGAGGCGATGGGTGAACGAGCCCGCGCCAACGATGACTCGAGTTCAATTCATAGTCTGCTATCCGACATCGACGTGCTCGAGGAAGCCTTCGATGCGTTGCACGAGGGCGGCGTGACGGATCTGACCGGGCACGACGCGGTGCCGGAAATCCTTCGCCTGTTCGCGCCAGCCGAATATCACGCGTCGGCGGCACGCCGCGTGGGAATGGCGCCGCCGCACGTCGCGCGGCGAGATCATCACACGCTCGCGATCGACAGCCCGCTAGCCGCTCTGAACACTCACATTCACCACGAGTCCAACGAATGA
- a CDS encoding type VI secretion system accessory protein TagJ, giving the protein MTAQPLPNVFASQQRQWSPAAQIEMVEANIRSQPTLAAHRWTLFQWLCITYQWTRAIQQLQGFAQLEPSQASVAQACRDLVRAEHWRAKVMAGQQEPGWVFGDAPAWIHGMLSALKLSAQGQQDASDDARERALHLAPLVAGHTSNQRFEWIGDSDSRLGPVCELITAGRYRWLSLADIASWRIERPSTLLDLVWAPCTLSLIDGAVLRGFMPARYPLAAHGSPVLRETLQLGHETVWHESGRTAVMASGRKTWTTSAADFDLFELADCSFGPAAVDGTAHSGAAAGVQQ; this is encoded by the coding sequence ATGACCGCCCAACCGCTACCGAATGTCTTCGCGAGCCAGCAACGCCAGTGGTCGCCGGCAGCACAGATCGAAATGGTCGAAGCGAACATTCGTAGTCAACCGACGTTGGCCGCGCATCGCTGGACGCTGTTCCAGTGGCTATGTATCACGTACCAGTGGACGCGGGCCATCCAGCAACTTCAGGGTTTTGCCCAACTGGAGCCGTCCCAGGCATCCGTCGCGCAAGCCTGCCGAGACCTGGTTCGCGCGGAACACTGGCGCGCAAAAGTCATGGCCGGGCAGCAGGAGCCGGGGTGGGTATTCGGCGACGCGCCCGCGTGGATACACGGCATGCTCAGTGCGCTCAAACTGTCCGCGCAGGGACAACAGGACGCGTCGGACGACGCCCGGGAGCGCGCGTTGCATCTCGCTCCGCTGGTCGCCGGGCACACCTCGAATCAGCGCTTTGAATGGATCGGTGACAGCGATTCGCGGCTAGGCCCGGTCTGTGAGCTAATTACCGCCGGGCGGTATCGCTGGCTTTCGCTGGCGGATATCGCCAGTTGGCGGATCGAAAGGCCGTCGACGCTACTCGACCTCGTGTGGGCGCCGTGCACGCTGTCGCTGATCGACGGCGCGGTGCTGCGCGGCTTCATGCCGGCACGTTATCCGCTCGCCGCCCACGGGTCACCTGTCCTGCGCGAGACGCTGCAACTCGGGCATGAGACCGTTTGGCATGAGTCGGGGCGCACGGCCGTCATGGCATCCGGGCGCAAGACCTGGACGACAAGCGCGGCTGATTTCGATCTGTTCGAATTGGCTGACTGTTCGTTTGGTCCCGCCGCGGTGGACGGCACCGCGCACTCCGGTGCGGCGGCAGGAGTGCAGCAATGA
- the tssE gene encoding type VI secretion system baseplate subunit TssE: MSRKRHEPDRTAPAPRQADAQLLPTLFDRLRDDAPHRQTESPGDYAVSRAQMRDIIQRDLAFLLNATSMEDLIDRKRHSYAAASTINFGVPPLAGAFMASHKWAKIEEVIRGAIRDFEPRLIAHTVQVVPLTDVDSQSRYNHLAFEIRGMIHMDPYPLEFMVQSSLDLETSRLHAAAR, translated from the coding sequence ATGAGCCGCAAACGTCATGAACCGGACCGAACGGCGCCTGCGCCGCGCCAGGCCGATGCACAGCTGCTGCCCACCTTATTCGATCGGCTGCGCGACGACGCACCGCACCGGCAGACCGAGTCGCCCGGCGACTATGCGGTCAGCCGGGCGCAGATGCGCGACATCATCCAGCGCGATCTTGCGTTTCTGCTCAACGCGACCAGCATGGAAGACCTGATCGATCGGAAGCGGCATTCATACGCGGCCGCATCGACCATCAACTTTGGCGTGCCGCCGCTCGCAGGGGCGTTCATGGCGTCGCACAAATGGGCAAAGATCGAGGAGGTGATACGGGGCGCCATACGCGACTTCGAGCCGCGGCTGATTGCACATACGGTGCAGGTCGTGCCCCTCACGGATGTCGATAGCCAGAGTCGCTACAACCACCTCGCGTTCGAGATCCGCGGAATGATCCACATGGACCCCTATCCGCTCGAGTTCATGGTGCAAAGCTCGCTCGACCTTGAAACAAGCCGCCTGCACGCAGCGGCTCGTTGA
- the tssF gene encoding type VI secretion system baseplate subunit TssF: MDPRLLDYYNQELMYVRELAGEFAQLHPKIARRLGMQAGEMTDPYVERLIESFSFMAARMQLKLDAEFPRFTGRLLEVIYPNYVAPTPSMAVARFYPSPSEGNLVEGFPVRRGSMLTGKKSPGENTLCEFRTGQDVALYPLEITHAQLTGIPPDIPMLDRYVPPHTQVRGALRLRLRSTGDAKIAELRGLDRLPVYLAGDEQVASHLFELLHAAGVASITGEPGRFGDAARPFCAVTHGAVAHEGLGVDQGLLPLTWSKFHGHNLLHEYFACPSRFYFFTLTGLREGLSKAKGHEVEIVVLLDQSPDRLIGLVDASRFALFCTPVINLFPRKAQRIELNQASTEFHLVPKRSAPLDYEVYSVEALTAQVGKNSTEFAFRPLYQTLNNDEGNHGRYFSLRRERRLLSDSARRYGTRTPYIGTEVFVSLVDQQEAPYHEGMRYLSIDAWLTNRDLPNLLPRNGVDDLDAVDSVPAISVGLIRAPSAPRAPFAERETAWRLIRQLNFNYLPLEDMDHRPGGQGVRDMLRLFLTGDDVGPRRQVESLVGVKTRPVARKLPGGGPLVFGRGIECQLTVDETGFSGLSPYLFGVILEHYLARHVSINSFTQTELHSMQRGQLMRWPVRMGTRGVA; the protein is encoded by the coding sequence ATGGATCCGCGACTGCTCGATTACTACAACCAGGAACTGATGTATGTACGCGAACTGGCTGGCGAGTTCGCGCAACTGCATCCGAAGATCGCGCGGCGGCTCGGCATGCAGGCCGGCGAGATGACCGATCCGTACGTCGAACGGCTGATCGAGTCGTTCAGCTTCATGGCGGCGCGTATGCAGCTCAAGCTCGACGCGGAATTCCCGCGCTTCACGGGACGTCTGCTAGAGGTGATCTACCCGAACTATGTGGCACCGACGCCGTCCATGGCGGTCGCGCGCTTCTATCCGAGCCCGAGCGAAGGCAACCTCGTCGAAGGCTTCCCTGTGCGGCGCGGCAGCATGCTCACGGGCAAGAAGTCGCCGGGGGAGAACACTTTGTGCGAATTCCGCACGGGCCAGGACGTCGCGCTCTATCCGCTCGAGATTACCCATGCACAACTGACGGGGATTCCGCCGGACATTCCCATGCTCGACCGCTATGTGCCGCCCCACACGCAAGTGCGTGGCGCATTGCGGCTGCGATTGCGTTCCACGGGCGATGCCAAAATCGCCGAGCTGCGCGGACTCGACCGACTGCCGGTCTATCTCGCCGGAGATGAGCAGGTTGCGTCGCATCTGTTCGAACTGCTTCACGCGGCAGGCGTTGCGTCGATCACGGGCGAGCCTGGGCGTTTCGGCGACGCGGCGCGCCCCTTCTGTGCGGTCACGCATGGCGCGGTCGCACACGAGGGGCTTGGCGTCGATCAGGGTTTGCTGCCGCTCACCTGGTCGAAATTCCATGGGCACAATCTTCTACACGAATATTTCGCATGTCCGAGCCGCTTTTATTTTTTCACGCTGACCGGACTGCGCGAAGGGCTCAGCAAGGCGAAAGGCCATGAAGTCGAGATCGTGGTGCTGCTCGATCAGTCACCGGACCGGCTGATCGGCCTTGTCGACGCCTCGCGTTTCGCGCTGTTTTGCACACCCGTGATCAATCTGTTTCCGCGCAAAGCGCAGCGCATCGAATTGAATCAGGCCAGCACGGAATTCCATCTGGTTCCGAAGCGCAGCGCGCCGCTCGACTACGAAGTCTATTCGGTCGAAGCACTCACGGCGCAGGTCGGCAAGAACTCGACGGAATTCGCCTTCCGGCCGTTGTATCAAACGCTGAACAACGACGAAGGCAACCACGGGCGCTATTTTTCGCTTCGCCGCGAACGCCGGTTGTTATCTGACTCGGCCCGCCGCTACGGTACGCGCACGCCGTACATTGGAACTGAAGTGTTCGTGTCGCTGGTCGACCAGCAGGAAGCGCCGTATCACGAGGGAATGCGCTATCTGTCGATCGACGCCTGGCTGACCAATCGCGACTTGCCGAATCTGTTGCCGCGCAACGGCGTGGACGATCTGGACGCCGTTGACTCGGTGCCTGCGATCAGCGTCGGCTTGATTCGTGCGCCAAGCGCGCCTCGCGCGCCGTTTGCCGAGCGCGAAACAGCTTGGCGGCTTATCCGGCAACTGAACTTCAACTATTTGCCGCTGGAAGATATGGATCACCGCCCTGGCGGCCAGGGTGTGCGCGACATGCTGCGCCTGTTCCTGACCGGCGACGACGTGGGACCGCGGCGTCAGGTGGAAAGCCTCGTCGGCGTGAAGACGCGGCCGGTCGCGAGGAAGCTGCCCGGTGGCGGCCCGCTGGTGTTCGGTCGCGGCATCGAATGTCAGTTGACGGTCGATGAAACCGGCTTTTCCGGTTTGAGCCCCTACCTGTTCGGGGTGATTCTCGAGCACTATCTGGCACGGCACGTATCTATCAATTCGTTCACGCAGACCGAGCTTCATTCAATGCAGCGCGGCCAGTTGATGCGCTGGCCCGTGCGCATGGGCACACGTGGAGTGGCTTGA
- the tssG gene encoding type VI secretion system baseplate subunit TssG: protein MDRASFTSTLRDTTLSADAVERLQTQPWQFGFFSLMRRIGADVRIDAIGKARRPRAEPFRLGQKPSLAFAPREIASVGELGGRLHIRLLALGMLGPNGPLPIHMTEIAREREESRRDPTLVHFLDIFHHRYLTLLYRAWADAQATAGLDRAGPDSERFSFYVASLTGQDTREIGQRALPAHAQLAASANLVREARNPDGLRMTLEQYFGVPVAIEEFVFNWIDVAADDHSYIGKPGAAATMGDGAMLGEQVPDRQHRFRIIIGPVDIDEYLRFTPRGADLPQLVDWVRSFIGREFEWELELRIRAQSAPPAVMGGPQQLGWSGWLGRSPSGEPITGMRFEPERYASTFAKQSIDAAGKRRVTPQVKGQDE, encoded by the coding sequence ATGGACCGCGCCTCATTTACGTCGACGCTGCGCGACACGACGCTATCGGCGGATGCAGTCGAGCGGCTGCAGACGCAGCCGTGGCAATTCGGATTTTTCTCGCTGATGCGCCGCATCGGCGCCGATGTGCGTATCGATGCGATCGGCAAGGCGCGGCGTCCGCGTGCGGAGCCATTCCGGCTAGGTCAGAAGCCGAGCCTTGCATTCGCGCCGCGTGAGATCGCCAGTGTGGGCGAACTCGGCGGGCGCCTGCATATTCGTCTGTTAGCACTCGGCATGCTTGGGCCGAATGGGCCGCTGCCCATCCACATGACGGAGATTGCCAGGGAGCGTGAAGAAAGCCGGCGCGATCCTACGCTGGTTCATTTCCTCGATATTTTTCACCATCGCTACCTCACGCTGTTGTACCGCGCATGGGCCGACGCACAGGCGACCGCTGGACTCGACCGTGCCGGGCCCGATAGCGAACGATTCTCCTTCTATGTCGCGAGCCTGACCGGCCAGGATACGCGCGAGATTGGGCAGCGCGCTCTGCCCGCACACGCGCAACTTGCCGCGTCTGCGAATCTCGTGCGTGAAGCCCGCAACCCGGATGGCTTGCGCATGACGCTCGAGCAGTATTTCGGGGTTCCCGTCGCGATCGAGGAGTTCGTTTTTAACTGGATCGACGTTGCTGCCGACGATCACAGCTATATCGGCAAGCCCGGCGCCGCGGCGACGATGGGCGACGGCGCGATGCTCGGGGAGCAGGTGCCCGATCGTCAGCACCGTTTCCGGATCATCATCGGGCCGGTCGATATCGACGAATATCTGCGCTTCACGCCTCGCGGCGCGGATCTGCCGCAACTGGTCGATTGGGTACGGAGTTTCATCGGTCGCGAATTCGAATGGGAGCTGGAGTTGCGCATCCGCGCACAAAGCGCGCCGCCTGCCGTGATGGGCGGCCCGCAGCAATTGGGCTGGTCGGGGTGGCTCGGTCGCTCGCCCAGCGGCGAGCCGATTACCGGCATGCGCTTCGAGCCTGAACGCTACGCCAGCACGTTCGCGAAACAAAGTATCGACGCGGCGGGCAAGCGCCGGGTCACGCCGCAAGTGAAGGGACAAGATGAGTAG